TGTCCGCCGCAGCGCAGCGCGCGGTTCGCGTTGCCGCGGTGCTCCCGCGCCGGTTCTCGGTCGCGCACTGGGCCGCGACGCTGGATCAGCGTCCGTCGGAGCTGATCGAAATCATCGCCGAAGCATTCGACGCCGACCTTCTCGTCGAGGACGACGACCAGCTGCGGTTCCGCCACGGTCTGTTCCGTCAGGCGCTGATCGCAGCCACCCCGCGCTCATTGCACCGCGCGCTGCAGCGGGAGGTGACCGGTGTGCTGCTCGCGACCGGGGCGGCGCCCACCGAGATCGCGCTGCGGATGGTCGACAGCGCCGAAGTAGGTGATCGCGAAGCCGTCGCACTGGTCCGCCAGGCCGCCGACGTCATCGCGGCTTCCGATTCCCAGAGCGCGGCTGAGCTGAGCGTCCGGGCGCTGCGCCTGCTGCCGCCGCACGACCCGGCGCGCTCGTCGCTCGTGACCGACGCCGTGCACCTGTTGCACCGCGCGGGCCGGTCGGACGAGGCCCGCGAGCTCGGCGACTCCGAGCTGGCCGGTGCGTTGCCCGCGGTGCCGGAGGCGGAGGTGCGGCTGAGCCTCGCGAGCATGTACACCCGACCAACCGGTGACCGGCTGCGCGACAACCTGCTGGCCCTCGAACTGCCGGCCCTGCCGCCGGTGTTGCGTGCCCGCCACCAGGCGTGGCTCGCCTACAACCTCGCGATGAGTGGCCGGCCCGAGGAAGCGGAGAAGAGTGCCGCCGAGGTCAGGCTCTGCGACGACCTGCAGTCGCGGGCGCTGGCCGAACTCGCCCTCACCGCAGCCGACAGCGCGTACGGCCGGATCACCACGGCGTTGAACCGCGTCGAGGCGGTGGCCGAGCAGGTGCGAGGCGCACCCTACGCCGACTGGCAGGAGATCGTCCCCTTCCACCGCGCGCACCTGCTCGCCGTGTCCGGCCGCGTGGCCGACGCGCGGAGTGCGCTCAAGGGTGCCGTGAGCCGGGCTCGGCACGTGTCCGCCGCAGCGATCGTGGACGCCTGGGCGGGGTTCGACGGGCTGCTCTCCCTCGCCGCCGGCCGGCTGTGCGAGGTGCGCGACGAGTTCGCCCCCGGTGCCCCCGACACCGCGGACACTGACGAGATCACCGGGGGCTACGCCGCCATCGTCCGGCTGTCGGCATGGACGTCGCTCTACGTCCACCAGGGTGACACCGAGCTGGCGCGGCGCGTGGTCGCCGCAGCCCGGCGCGTGCCCGGTGACGCGTCCCCGAACGTCCGGCGACTGGCCCGACGGGTGCTGGCGGAACGCGAAGTGCGTCGAGGCGACCCCGCAAAGGCGCTCCGGCTCATCAGCGACGATCCGTTGCCCGCCACGCCCCCGCTGCTGCCGCAGGACTTCGGTTACCACGTCCGCGTCGTGCGGACCGCGCTGGCTGCACGCGACCCGTCAGCAGCCGAGCGCGCGGCCGAAGCGGCCACTCTGCCGTACCGGGAGAGCCCGGGGATCCGGGTGTTCGAGGGCGTCGCCGCCCACGTGCAGGGTCTGCTGACGGCGGATCCGCGGGTGCTGGCCGACGCCGCGCGTCTGCTCGAAGGAACGGAACGGCCGCTGCTGTTCGCCTCCGCGGCCGAGGACGTCGGACGCGCGCTGGGTGAGCACGACGAGCGCGGGGCGGTCGCCCAGCTCAGCGCGGCCTTCGACACGTACCTCGAACACGACGCCGCCGCCGATGCGCGCCGGGTCGGCCGGGTGCTCGCCGCGAAAGGCGCCGCCCGCCGGGTGGTCACCCGCGACCGCCCTGACACCGGGTGGGAGAGCCTGACGAGCGCGGAGCTCAAGGTCGTCCGCCTGATCGCGGAGGGCGCGACGAACCGTGAGGCCGCGGCTCGTCTGACCCTTTCGCCGCACACCGTGAGTTCACACGTACGTAGCGCGTTCACGAAATTGAATATCAACTCCCGCCGTGAGCTGGCGAAAATCGTCAACGCGCTCGACACTTGACGTCGTGCGGAGATCACTCCGTGCGCACCCCACGACCGGGCTTTCATATCGCACGTCCGTGCGATGGACCACGCCGATTCGTCCGACGACGATGGCTTCGACTCTGCTTCGAGCAGGACCGACAACCGTTGACCGAATTCAATCGCTGAGGAGTTCTTCGTGGACCTCGAGGTACCGGCCGCCAGACCGGCCCGGGAAGAGCCCACACAGGCCCGCGGGCCCGCCGCGGAGCCCGTGATCCTGACCGTGAACGGCCGTGACTACGCCTTCGAGCTTGAACCTCGGGTCAGCCTGCTCGACGCGCTGCGAGAGCACCTGTGGCTGACCGGGTCCAAGAAGGGTTGCGACCAGGGCACCTGCGGTGCCTGCACCGTGTGGGTCGACGGCCGCCGCGTGCTGGGGTGCCTCACACTCGCCGTCACGTGCGAAGGCCGCGAAATCACGACGATCGAAGGCGTCGCCCGGGAGGGCGAGCTGCACCCGATGCAGCAGGCGTTCATCGATCGCGACGCGTTCCAGTGCGGGTACTGCACGGCCGGGCAGGTCATGTCGGCGATCAAGCTCATCGAAGAGGGCAACGCCGAGGACGACGAGTCCATCTCCGAGTACATGAGCGGCAACATCTGCCGCTGCGCCGCGTACCCGAACATCCGGGCGGCCATCCGCGACGTCCGCGACCAGCAGCGGGAGGGATAACGTGCGTCCGCTTTCCTACACCCGGGCGTTCGACGTGGAGACCGCGGTCGCGACCGCGGCTGCCAACGAGAACAGCGCTTTCCTCGCCGGTGGGACGACCGAGATCGACCTCGTGCGGCTGGGCGTCACCGGCCCCGACCTGCTGGTCGACATCAACGCCCTTCCGCTCGCCGACATCGAGCAGCAGCCCGACGGTGGGCTCCGGATCGGCGCGCTTGCCCGGATGACCGACGTCGCCCGCCACTCTGTGGTGGAGGAGCGTTACCCCGCGGCGTCCCAGGCGCTGCTGCTGGGTGCTTCGGAGCAGCTGCGCAACATGGCCTCCATCGGTGGCAACCTGTGCCAGCGCACGCGGTGCACGTACTTCCGCGACAACATGTCCCCGTGCAACAAGCGGGAGCCTGGCTCCGGCTGCTCCGCGCTGGAAGGCATCCACCGCGGACACGCGATCATGGGCACGAGCGAGCACTGCATCGCGACCCACCCGTCCGACGTGGCGGTGGCACTGGTCGCATTCGACGCAGTGGTCCACACCATCGGGCCGGATGGCGCGCGGACGATCCCGATCGACGACTTCTACCTCGAGCCCGGTACCAGCCCTCACATCGAGCACCCGCTCGCGCACGGTGAGCTGATCGTGGCCGTCGACCTGCCGGCGCTGCCGATCGCCCGGAACTCGGTTTACCTGAAGTTCCGCGACAGGCAGTCATACGAGTTCGCGCTCGTATCGATCGCCGCCGCCGTAGAGGTCGAGGACGGGGTCGTGCGCGACGTACGTCTCGGCATCGGCGGCATCGCCACCCGCCCGTGGCGGGCGCGGCGTGCCGAAGAGGTGCTGATCGGCGCCCCGGCCACGCGCGAGAAGTTCATCGAGGCCGCGGCCGCGGAGCTAAGCGGCGCGTCACTGCGCCGGGACAACGCGTTCAAGGCCGAGCTCGCCAAGCGCGCCGTGGTCCGCGGCCTGACCACCCTGCTCCCGGGAGAAGCACGATGAGCCAAGCGATCGGCAGGCCGGTGTCCCGTGTGGAGGGACCGGCGAAGGTGACTGGGGCCGCGCGGTACTCCGCGGAGATCGTGCTGCCCGACATGTCCTACGCGGTGATCGTCGGCGCCACGATCCCGAGCGGCCGCGTCGCGGAGATCGAACCTCTCACCGAAACCGATGGCGTGCTCGCGGTGCTGACCCATGAGAACCTCGGCAAGATCGTGGGGCAGCCGCAGCTGCTGCCGTCGCTGGTCGGCGGTCCCGCCCCGGGCGCCAGCTTCTTCCCGATGCAGGACGACCAGGTGCACTACTTCGGGCAGCCGGTGGCGGTCGTCGTCGCCGACTCCCACGAACGCGCGCAGCACGCCGCCGCGAACCTGCGGGTCCGCTACGAGCGCACGCCGTCGACGACGACCATCGACGAGGGCCGGGACAAGGCGTATGAGGTCGAGCGCCTCTTCGGCGGCCTCATGCCGGCCCGCAACGAGCGGGGCGAC
The sequence above is a segment of the Amycolatopsis sp. 2-15 genome. Coding sequences within it:
- a CDS encoding FAD binding domain-containing protein, which translates into the protein MRPLSYTRAFDVETAVATAAANENSAFLAGGTTEIDLVRLGVTGPDLLVDINALPLADIEQQPDGGLRIGALARMTDVARHSVVEERYPAASQALLLGASEQLRNMASIGGNLCQRTRCTYFRDNMSPCNKREPGSGCSALEGIHRGHAIMGTSEHCIATHPSDVAVALVAFDAVVHTIGPDGARTIPIDDFYLEPGTSPHIEHPLAHGELIVAVDLPALPIARNSVYLKFRDRQSYEFALVSIAAAVEVEDGVVRDVRLGIGGIATRPWRARRAEEVLIGAPATREKFIEAAAAELSGASLRRDNAFKAELAKRAVVRGLTTLLPGEAR
- a CDS encoding helix-turn-helix transcriptional regulator → MSTPGSDGPTPHTRGREPELAAVEASFSALRRGGSAVLVFEGPPGVGKSRLLREVSARAGRSGVRAVAGTALEGQQTCPFAALLSALAEGEEPVLGERLARRLVATPGSPEWALQKVAEAIEAAAADGPLTVVIDDLQWAHSETLAGLRRLVDGLRSSPVLWVLAVSTGWAPPLVAETLAWLEATGARRVQLGALPGPAVAQLLFDLVSGPAGKVLLELTEQADGNPAVVAALVHGLQEEQRLHTVDGQVMVRADAPPRRVMQLMELRLNRLSAAAQRAVRVAAVLPRRFSVAHWAATLDQRPSELIEIIAEAFDADLLVEDDDQLRFRHGLFRQALIAATPRSLHRALQREVTGVLLATGAAPTEIALRMVDSAEVGDREAVALVRQAADVIAASDSQSAAELSVRALRLLPPHDPARSSLVTDAVHLLHRAGRSDEARELGDSELAGALPAVPEAEVRLSLASMYTRPTGDRLRDNLLALELPALPPVLRARHQAWLAYNLAMSGRPEEAEKSAAEVRLCDDLQSRALAELALTAADSAYGRITTALNRVEAVAEQVRGAPYADWQEIVPFHRAHLLAVSGRVADARSALKGAVSRARHVSAAAIVDAWAGFDGLLSLAAGRLCEVRDEFAPGAPDTADTDEITGGYAAIVRLSAWTSLYVHQGDTELARRVVAAARRVPGDASPNVRRLARRVLAEREVRRGDPAKALRLISDDPLPATPPLLPQDFGYHVRVVRTALAARDPSAAERAAEAATLPYRESPGIRVFEGVAAHVQGLLTADPRVLADAARLLEGTERPLLFASAAEDVGRALGEHDERGAVAQLSAAFDTYLEHDAAADARRVGRVLAAKGAARRVVTRDRPDTGWESLTSAELKVVRLIAEGATNREAAARLTLSPHTVSSHVRSAFTKLNINSRRELAKIVNALDT
- a CDS encoding (2Fe-2S)-binding protein encodes the protein MDLEVPAARPAREEPTQARGPAAEPVILTVNGRDYAFELEPRVSLLDALREHLWLTGSKKGCDQGTCGACTVWVDGRRVLGCLTLAVTCEGREITTIEGVAREGELHPMQQAFIDRDAFQCGYCTAGQVMSAIKLIEEGNAEDDESISEYMSGNICRCAAYPNIRAAIRDVRDQQREG